From the genome of Impatiens glandulifera chromosome 9, dImpGla2.1, whole genome shotgun sequence, one region includes:
- the LOC124915416 gene encoding protein TRIGALACTOSYLDIACYLGLYCEROL 4, chloroplastic-like has product MANLRTAMDAAFWDLNVASPQALIEGSAKHVPGEPFPLDGARASRVIRPQQLSIMKNGFPLGIIPLYAPAPLKNVGSFAIHSIFGHEFSNGWLACLGQFRPIKLISNIKSEVLNADEWEGPVFKDILKHILDKSLYSLGLCSQIALSDSSSLLLSSAAQGERKGRRKRAMIFHKLPNHDILLEAAWPELFLDRNGTYWNVPESISLDCSSLVSESGLRYRYGIHKNGGTPVADNSPNSESPVSLLPGLFAKAAFSYEKSKDLWRQKETRKDLIEETENGRILNPAYDVRLKEPHSTLSWIAGATCSAGYGHINKYPKKSSHFSADAFASFCYTFQHGMFRKDYGDMTRFDARLDLCSASALAKKMSRIFTRQSVSSSDDTLSSPRLNLILQQQIMGPIVFRADSKIALNLSSGKQGIIQLEDFICSLNYSFRLLESGKVVAWYSPKRKEAMIEFRLFEF; this is encoded by the exons ATGGCGAACCTCAGAACGGCTATGGATGCGGCGTTCTGGGACTTGAATGTGGCCAGTCCACAAGCGCTTATCGAGGGTTCAGCTAAGCACGTACCCGGCGAACCGTTCCCTCTCGACGGTGCCCGAGCTAGTCGGGTGATCCGGCCTCAGCAGCTCTCTATTATGAAGAATGGATTCCCTTTAGGAATCATTCCCTTATACGCACCCGCCCCTCTAAAGAATGTCGGTTCCTTCGCAATCCATTCCATCTTCGGTCATGAATTCTCTAACGG GTGGCTTGCATGTCTAGGGCAATTTCGTCCAATAAAATTGATTTCTAACATCAAATCTGAAGTCCTTAATGCTGATGAGTGGGAAGGGCCTGTCTTCAAAGATATTTTGAAGCATATCTTGGATAAGTCTCTCTATTCTCTTGGACTATGCTCGCAGATAGCACTGTCCGACTCATCATCATTATTACTGAGCAGTGCAGCACAGGGTGAGAGGAAGGGTCGTCGTAAGAGAGCCATGATATTCCATAAG CTCCCAAATCATGATATTCTATTAGAGGCAGCATGGCCTGAACTGTTCTTAGATCGAAACGGGACATATTGGAATGTCCCTGAATCAATTTCATTAGATTGCTCTTCACTTGTTTCTGAATCTGGTCTACGGTATCGATATGGTATCCACAAAAACGGAGGTACACCTGTAGCTGATAATTCCCCTAATTCTGAGTCACCTGTTTCACTGTTGCCTGGATTGTTTGCAAAAGCTGCGTTTTCCTATGAGAAGAGCAAAGATTTATGGAGGCAAAAGGAGACAAGGAAGGATCTCATTGAAGAGACTGAAAATGGCAGGATCTTGAATCCTGCATATGATGTTCGCCTCAAAGAACCTCATTCAACTTTATCTTGGATTGCTg GTGCTACTTGTTCAGCTGGATATGGTCATATAAACAAGTATCCGAAGAAAAGCTCCCATTTCAGTGCTGATGCTTTTGCCTCTTTTTGCTATACTTTTCAACACGGAATGTTTCGAAAGGATTATGGTGACATGACACGGTTTGATGCTCGCCTGGATTTATGTTCGGCTTCAGCATTAGCCAAAAAGATGTCAAGAATTTTCACACGCCAATCTGTGAGTTCTTCGGACGACACTTTGTCATCTCCAAGGCTCAACCTGATACTTCAACAACAG aTTATGGGGCCAATTGTTTTTCGAGCAGATTCTAAGATTGCACTAAACTTGTCTTCTGGAAAACAAGGTATAATACAACTCGAGGACTTTATATGCAGCTTAAATTATTCTTTCAGACTCCTAGAATCTGGAAAAGTAGTGGCATGGTATTCACCCAAGAGGAAAGAGGCTATGATCGAATTCCGCCTCTTCGAATTTTGA